In one Ornithinimicrobium pratense genomic region, the following are encoded:
- a CDS encoding VOC family protein: MSVGMWCSMAFRDAEVMMGWLRAVGFQERAVYRDDADPRTVVHAELVWPRGGGVMCSTFVDRPDWPVQPGTAAAYLVCEDCDEIFERAVAAGASVLREPEDQDYGGRAAAVRDPEGNVWSMGTYPGE, from the coding sequence ATGAGCGTAGGTATGTGGTGCAGCATGGCGTTCCGCGACGCCGAGGTGATGATGGGCTGGCTGAGGGCAGTCGGTTTCCAGGAGCGGGCGGTCTACCGCGACGACGCGGACCCCCGCACCGTGGTCCACGCCGAGCTGGTCTGGCCCCGGGGCGGCGGCGTGATGTGCTCCACCTTCGTCGACCGCCCCGACTGGCCCGTGCAGCCGGGCACGGCCGCGGCCTATCTCGTCTGCGAGGACTGCGACGAGATCTTCGAGCGCGCGGTCGCGGCCGGCGCCAGCGTGCTGCGGGAGCCGGAGGACCAGGACTACGGCGGCCGTGCGGCCGCCGTCCGGGACCCGGAGGGCAACGTCTGGTCGATGGGCACCTACCCCGGCGAGTGA
- a CDS encoding type 1 glutamine amidotransferase, translated as MTQRPRILVVQPEDVCPLGMFGTWLDRAGVDCDVLAVQEGRALPVTLGDHAGLIVMGGRMGANDGADQRWMVPTMGLIVATVAAGSPFLGICLGHQLATVALGGEVTVNPGGPTIGLRPWRPTSYGTTDLLTGVLAGGTPVLHHNNDIAARLPDGVTSLGHAPDGSVQAARFGPRAWGVQFHPEVNATIVGGWARDPAEATSHQATRELQAQQDQLHRAWEPLATRFAALVGV; from the coding sequence ATGACGCAGCGTCCACGCATCCTCGTGGTCCAACCCGAGGACGTCTGCCCCCTCGGGATGTTCGGGACCTGGCTGGACCGTGCAGGGGTCGACTGCGACGTCCTGGCGGTGCAGGAGGGGCGGGCCCTGCCGGTCACCCTCGGGGACCATGCCGGGCTCATCGTCATGGGTGGCCGGATGGGCGCCAACGACGGAGCCGACCAGCGTTGGATGGTCCCGACCATGGGGCTCATCGTCGCCACCGTCGCCGCCGGCTCCCCCTTCCTGGGGATCTGCCTTGGGCACCAGCTGGCGACGGTCGCGTTGGGCGGGGAGGTGACCGTCAACCCGGGCGGACCCACCATCGGCCTGCGTCCCTGGCGCCCCACCTCCTACGGCACTACCGACCTGCTCACCGGCGTCCTGGCAGGCGGCACACCGGTCCTGCACCACAACAACGACATCGCCGCCCGGCTGCCCGACGGGGTGACCAGCCTGGGCCATGCGCCGGACGGCTCCGTGCAGGCGGCCCGGTTCGGCCCCCGGGCCTGGGGCGTGCAGTTCCACCCCGAGGTGAACGCCACGATCGTGGGCGGCTGGGCGCGCGACCCGGCCGAGGCCACCTCCCACCAGGCGACCCGTGAGCTGCAGGCCCAGCAGGACCAGCTGCACCGGGCCTGGGAGCCGCTGGCCACCCGGTTCGCGGCCCTCGTCGGCGTCTGA
- a CDS encoding universal stress protein, with translation MTRRLTSPIVVGVAGAGQGDRALLWAARTAARTGTSLVVVHASEPEAVAARMAGAEIMAVSVVLEAEEEMLRELQERVATLAQELEISARVDAVRGSPVSALLAHQDEAAVIVVGTDAKGAIEEFILGSTSLGVAAHAQCPVVVINPGVDLDALEHGRIGVAVDGSADSRRAVRAAMALAELTGARVTAVNTWYLEIVNGFVLTEPGSREWAQLEADRRALVEEVLAPVRDTYPGVEVDVEVARGPVVMTLRDLAEQWDVLVVGSRGLGGLRGRLLGSVSQRMMRTAPCPVLVVRAG, from the coding sequence GTGACACGCAGGCTCACGAGCCCGATCGTCGTGGGGGTGGCCGGCGCCGGCCAGGGGGATCGCGCGCTGCTCTGGGCGGCCCGGACCGCGGCGCGCACGGGGACCTCCCTGGTGGTCGTGCACGCGAGCGAGCCGGAGGCGGTGGCCGCCCGGATGGCCGGGGCCGAGATCATGGCGGTGAGCGTCGTCCTGGAGGCCGAGGAGGAGATGCTGCGCGAGCTGCAGGAGCGGGTCGCGACACTGGCCCAGGAGCTGGAGATCTCCGCCCGCGTCGACGCGGTCCGGGGCAGCCCGGTCTCGGCGCTGCTGGCGCACCAGGACGAGGCGGCCGTCATCGTGGTGGGGACCGATGCCAAGGGGGCGATCGAGGAGTTCATCCTGGGCAGCACCTCGCTGGGGGTCGCCGCGCATGCCCAATGCCCGGTGGTGGTCATCAACCCCGGTGTCGACCTCGACGCCCTGGAGCATGGCCGCATCGGGGTTGCGGTGGACGGCAGCGCCGACAGCCGCAGGGCCGTCCGGGCCGCCATGGCGCTCGCCGAGCTGACCGGCGCCAGGGTCACTGCGGTCAACACCTGGTATCTCGAGATCGTCAACGGCTTCGTCCTCACCGAGCCGGGCTCGCGGGAGTGGGCGCAGCTGGAGGCGGACCGGCGCGCGCTCGTCGAGGAGGTCCTCGCCCCGGTGCGGGACACCTACCCCGGCGTCGAGGTGGACGTGGAGGTCGCCCGTGGTCCGGTGGTGATGACTCTGCGCGACCTTGCTGAGCAGTGGGACGTCCTGGTCGTCGGCAGTCGCGGGCTGGGCGGGCTGCGCGGACGTCTGCTCGGGTCGGTCAGCCAGCGGATGATGCGCACCGCGCCCTGCCCGGTGCTGGTGGTCCGCGCCGGCTGA
- a CDS encoding NADP-dependent isocitrate dehydrogenase: MSTIIYTKTDEAPLLATYSLKPIIEAFAGAAGIEVQTRDISLAGRILAQFADRLPAEQQVPDALTELGQLATTPEANIIKLPNISASVPQLKAAIAELQEQGYDLPAYPESPQSEEERDVRARYAKVMGSAVNPVLREGNSDRRAPDAVKNYARSHPHSMGAWSADSRTRVATMTERDFAHNEQSVVIEQQDTLTIQHVAADGTVSVLKESVPVLAGEVIDATFMDVAALRTFLAEQVQAAATEDVLFSLHLKATMMKVSDPIIFGHAVETFFADVFGQYGEQLAAAGLSASGGLGGILSGLDAVGEQAGTIREAIEQRLAQLPRLSMVNSDKGISNLHVPSDVIVDASMPAMIRNGGKVWGPQGEEDDTIAVIPDSSYAGVYQVVIEDCKEHGAYDPTTMGSVPNVGLMAQKAEEYGSHDKTFEIAADGAVQVVDSSGTVLMEHQVSAGDIWRACQTKDEPIRDWVKLAVTRARATGDPAVFWLDRERAHDANLIAKVETYLADHDTEGLDLQILSPVEATRLSVERIRQGLNTISVTGNVLRDYNTDLFPILEVGTSAKMLSVVPLMNGGGLFETGAGGSAPKHVQQLQSENYLRWDSLGEFLALAESLRHLADRQGNERATVLGDALDRATERVLSEGRSPARRLGQIDNRGSHFYLALYWAQELAGQGQDAALAQFFSPVAEQLSAQAESIAQELIDAQGSPVDLGGYYHPDDELTFAAMRPSATFNSIIDGLVGQRA; this comes from the coding sequence ATGTCCACGATCATTTACACCAAGACCGACGAGGCACCGCTGCTCGCGACCTACTCGCTGAAGCCGATCATCGAGGCCTTTGCCGGCGCCGCGGGGATCGAGGTGCAGACGCGGGACATCTCCCTCGCCGGCCGGATCCTGGCCCAGTTCGCCGACCGCCTGCCCGCCGAGCAGCAGGTCCCAGACGCGCTGACCGAGCTGGGTCAGCTGGCCACCACGCCGGAGGCCAACATCATCAAGCTGCCGAACATCTCGGCCTCCGTGCCGCAGCTCAAGGCCGCGATCGCCGAGCTGCAGGAGCAGGGCTACGACCTGCCGGCATACCCCGAGAGCCCTCAGTCCGAGGAGGAGCGGGACGTGCGCGCCCGCTACGCCAAGGTCATGGGCTCGGCGGTCAACCCGGTGCTGCGTGAGGGCAACTCCGACCGGCGCGCCCCCGACGCGGTGAAGAACTACGCCCGCAGCCACCCGCACTCGATGGGCGCGTGGTCGGCGGACAGCCGCACCCGGGTGGCGACGATGACCGAGCGCGACTTTGCCCACAACGAGCAGTCCGTGGTGATCGAGCAGCAGGACACCCTGACCATCCAGCACGTCGCCGCCGACGGCACGGTCAGCGTGCTCAAGGAGTCGGTGCCGGTCCTGGCCGGTGAGGTCATCGACGCGACCTTCATGGACGTCGCCGCCTTGCGCACCTTCCTGGCCGAGCAGGTCCAGGCCGCCGCGACCGAGGACGTGCTCTTCAGCCTGCACCTGAAGGCCACCATGATGAAGGTCTCGGACCCGATTATCTTCGGCCACGCCGTGGAGACCTTCTTCGCCGACGTGTTCGGGCAGTATGGCGAGCAGCTTGCCGCGGCTGGCCTGTCCGCCAGCGGCGGCCTGGGCGGGATCCTGTCCGGCCTGGACGCCGTCGGCGAGCAAGCCGGGACGATCCGCGAGGCCATCGAGCAGCGGCTGGCGCAGTTGCCCCGGCTGTCGATGGTCAACTCCGACAAGGGCATCAGCAACCTGCACGTGCCCAGCGACGTGATCGTGGACGCGTCCATGCCGGCGATGATCCGCAACGGCGGCAAGGTGTGGGGCCCGCAGGGTGAGGAGGACGACACCATCGCGGTGATCCCCGACTCCTCCTACGCCGGCGTCTACCAGGTGGTCATCGAGGACTGCAAGGAGCACGGCGCCTACGACCCGACGACGATGGGCTCGGTGCCCAACGTGGGCCTGATGGCGCAGAAGGCCGAGGAGTACGGCTCGCACGACAAGACCTTCGAGATCGCCGCCGACGGCGCCGTCCAGGTCGTCGACTCATCCGGGACTGTGCTGATGGAGCACCAGGTGAGCGCCGGGGACATCTGGCGCGCCTGCCAGACCAAGGACGAGCCGATCCGTGACTGGGTCAAGCTGGCCGTCACCAGGGCCCGCGCCACCGGCGACCCGGCCGTCTTCTGGCTGGACCGCGAGCGCGCCCACGACGCCAACCTCATCGCCAAGGTCGAGACCTATCTGGCCGACCACGACACCGAGGGGCTGGACCTGCAGATCCTCTCCCCCGTCGAAGCCACCCGGCTCTCGGTGGAGCGCATCCGTCAGGGACTGAACACCATCTCGGTCACCGGCAACGTGCTGCGCGACTACAACACCGACCTGTTCCCGATCCTGGAGGTCGGCACCAGCGCCAAGATGCTCTCGGTGGTGCCGCTGATGAACGGCGGCGGCCTGTTCGAGACCGGCGCCGGCGGCTCGGCGCCCAAGCACGTGCAGCAGCTGCAGTCAGAGAATTACCTGCGCTGGGACAGCCTGGGCGAGTTCCTCGCCCTGGCCGAGTCGCTGCGACACCTGGCCGACCGCCAGGGCAACGAGCGCGCCACTGTGCTCGGCGACGCCCTGGACCGGGCCACCGAGAGGGTGCTGTCGGAAGGCCGCAGCCCGGCCCGGCGGCTGGGCCAGATCGACAACCGCGGCAGCCACTTCTACCTGGCCCTCTACTGGGCCCAGGAGCTGGCCGGGCAGGGCCAGGACGCCGCCCTGGCCCAGTTCTTCAGCCCCGTCGCGGAGCAGCTGTCCGCCCAGGCGGAGTCGATCGCCCAGGAGCTGATCGACGCCCAGGGCAGCCCGGTCGACCTGGGTGGCTACTACCACCCCGACGACGAGCTGACCTTCGCCGCCATGCGCCCCTCGGCCACCTTCAACTCCATCATCGACGGCCTGGTTGGCCAGCGCGCCTGA
- a CDS encoding MFS transporter, producing the protein MASAPDPGPAPDHEPGGRGARHTVALWLVVLAVVLISLNLRPGASSVGPVLDEVRQGLGMSSTTAGLLTALPGFAFGAIGALAVGLSRRVGMTMGICLGLVAIVAGLLLRVTSGSTVVFLLLSTVALAGMAIGNVLVPAWVKRHSKDGGVRLMSLYGAGLILGGAVGSALAAPLTAAPGGWRTALGAYGLLASLALLPWVVLARRELRASRGQPPQFFPPNARLTGSPTALALTLLFGVQSMNAYVQFGWLPQIYRDAGLSAVHAGALLSLLTLLGVIGGLTMPTVIDRATTLAPHITIMGALLVGGYAGLLVAPATLPWLWASMLGLSGFAFPMAIGLITARTRDPNVTAQLSGFVQPVGYVLAGLGPLVVGAIYGVAGDWTLVLALLMASGVVMVLAGLRVARHVYVDDELAR; encoded by the coding sequence TTGGCCAGCGCGCCTGACCCGGGCCCCGCGCCCGACCACGAGCCAGGTGGGCGCGGGGCACGGCATACCGTCGCGCTCTGGCTCGTCGTGCTCGCGGTGGTGCTGATCTCGCTCAACCTGCGCCCGGGCGCGTCCTCGGTCGGCCCCGTCCTCGACGAGGTGCGCCAGGGGCTGGGGATGAGCAGCACCACCGCTGGCCTGCTCACGGCGCTGCCCGGCTTCGCCTTCGGCGCCATCGGCGCGCTCGCCGTGGGCCTGTCCCGCCGAGTCGGGATGACCATGGGCATCTGCCTGGGGCTGGTCGCGATCGTCGCCGGGCTCCTCCTGCGGGTCACCTCCGGCTCCACCGTCGTCTTCCTGCTGCTCTCGACGGTGGCGCTCGCGGGGATGGCCATCGGCAACGTCCTGGTCCCCGCCTGGGTCAAGCGGCACAGCAAGGACGGCGGGGTGCGGCTGATGAGCCTCTACGGCGCCGGGCTGATCCTGGGCGGCGCGGTCGGCTCCGCGCTCGCGGCTCCACTCACCGCGGCACCCGGTGGCTGGCGCACGGCGTTGGGCGCGTATGGCCTGCTGGCCAGCCTGGCGCTGCTGCCCTGGGTGGTTCTGGCGCGGCGTGAGCTGCGCGCCTCCCGCGGCCAGCCACCCCAGTTCTTCCCGCCGAACGCCCGGCTGACCGGCTCCCCCACGGCCCTGGCGCTGACCCTGCTCTTCGGCGTCCAGTCGATGAACGCCTACGTGCAGTTCGGCTGGCTGCCGCAGATCTACCGTGACGCCGGTCTGTCCGCGGTCCACGCCGGGGCGCTGCTGTCCCTGCTGACCCTGCTGGGGGTGATCGGCGGGCTGACCATGCCCACGGTCATCGACCGGGCGACCACCCTGGCCCCCCACATCACCATCATGGGGGCGCTGCTGGTCGGCGGGTATGCCGGCCTGCTGGTGGCCCCGGCGACCCTGCCCTGGCTCTGGGCCAGCATGCTGGGGCTGTCCGGCTTCGCGTTCCCGATGGCGATCGGGCTGATCACCGCCCGCACCCGCGACCCGAACGTGACCGCGCAGCTGTCCGGCTTCGTGCAGCCGGTGGGCTATGTCCTGGCCGGACTGGGGCCGCTGGTGGTCGGGGCGATCTACGGAGTGGCCGGGGACTGGACGCTGGTCCTGGCGCTGCTGATGGCCAGTGGCGTGGTCATGGTGCTGGCCGGTCTGCGGGTGGCCCGCCACGTCTACGTCGACGACGAGCTGGCCCGCTGA
- a CDS encoding pyrimidine reductase family protein: MHLLELGAEVPDPLAPYLSVDRSKPRHECWVTGHMVAGLDGSAAVGGRVGPLSTKPDQALYRAMREIADIVMVGAETVRRERFGPVRLSEQAQARRRSLGKPALPPVAVVSRSLDLDWAARAFTDVPEDARTHVITCAAADPGRLAQAQRSAVVVVAGEERVEPAAALRALAGLGHRVVLCEGGPTWLGEVVAADRLDELCLSISPLMGSDPLPVSITPPGSGLAGFALESIMAEDDTVFLRYEARRQEGRQEGREDG; encoded by the coding sequence ATGCACCTTCTCGAGCTCGGGGCCGAGGTCCCTGACCCGCTCGCGCCCTATCTATCGGTCGACCGGTCGAAGCCGCGGCACGAGTGCTGGGTGACCGGGCATATGGTCGCCGGGCTCGACGGCTCGGCGGCCGTCGGCGGCCGGGTCGGTCCGCTGTCCACCAAGCCGGACCAGGCGCTCTACCGCGCGATGCGCGAGATCGCCGACATCGTCATGGTCGGCGCCGAGACGGTGCGCCGGGAGAGGTTCGGGCCGGTGCGGCTCTCCGAACAGGCCCAGGCCCGGCGACGCAGCCTCGGCAAGCCGGCGCTGCCCCCGGTCGCCGTGGTCAGTCGCAGCCTCGACCTCGACTGGGCGGCCCGGGCGTTCACCGACGTTCCAGAGGATGCGCGCACCCACGTCATCACCTGCGCCGCTGCCGACCCTGGGCGCCTGGCGCAGGCGCAGCGCTCCGCCGTCGTGGTCGTCGCGGGCGAGGAGCGGGTGGAGCCGGCGGCGGCCCTGCGTGCGCTGGCTGGCCTGGGCCACCGCGTCGTGCTGTGCGAGGGCGGACCCACCTGGCTCGGCGAGGTCGTCGCCGCCGACCGCCTCGACGAGCTGTGCCTGTCCATCTCGCCCCTGATGGGCAGCGACCCGCTGCCGGTCTCGATCACCCCACCCGGGTCGGGGCTGGCCGGGTTCGCGCTGGAGTCGATCATGGCCGAGGACGACACCGTCTTCCTGCGCTATGAGGCTAGGCGGCAGGAAGGGCGGCAGGAAGGGCGGGAGGATGGGTGA
- a CDS encoding flavin reductase family protein, with amino-acid sequence MGEEAFDTLMGAADPAVVVVTTASEGVRAGCLVGYHAQSSMSPQQYCLWLSKANHTYRVALRADHFAVHFLTQQDLALAERFGARTGLETDKFAGLGVDIDEHGVPLIRQCPHRFLLERLTLLDDGGDHVCLTGRVRSAASEGGLAPLRLTDVVHLTPGRPSEDRSVRP; translated from the coding sequence ATGGGTGAAGAGGCGTTCGACACCCTCATGGGCGCTGCCGACCCGGCCGTCGTCGTGGTGACCACCGCCTCCGAGGGCGTGCGTGCCGGGTGCCTGGTCGGCTACCACGCGCAGTCGAGCATGTCCCCGCAGCAGTACTGCCTGTGGCTGTCCAAGGCCAACCACACCTACCGGGTCGCTCTGCGCGCCGACCACTTCGCCGTCCACTTCCTCACCCAGCAAGACCTGGCCCTGGCCGAGCGCTTCGGGGCCCGCACCGGCCTGGAGACGGACAAGTTCGCCGGGCTGGGTGTCGACATCGACGAGCACGGGGTCCCGCTGATCAGGCAGTGCCCGCACCGCTTCCTGCTCGAACGCCTCACCCTGCTCGACGACGGTGGCGACCACGTCTGCCTCACCGGACGGGTGCGGTCGGCCGCCAGCGAGGGAGGGTTGGCACCGCTCCGGCTCACCGACGTCGTCCATCTCACGCCAGGCCGCCCCAGCGAGGATCGGTCGGTCCGGCCGTGA
- a CDS encoding PH domain-containing protein, translated as MTSSRREKLRAAAELQREMRERHGEDVEAVMAQALAATSTTRAERTYREAMARNTGQRFAVNDLILPEKVLHPEETVLDVAVGGLSSDTFPLLLVTDRRVVLTIDQPWRRWRVLREAPSADVLGAEVESRLLGGRLRVRLRQGKDIVLKLAAQERPEEVAALIRRLASGGGAPR; from the coding sequence ATGACGTCGTCACGACGAGAGAAGTTGCGGGCGGCCGCTGAGCTGCAGCGTGAGATGCGGGAGCGACACGGCGAGGACGTCGAGGCGGTGATGGCGCAGGCCCTCGCGGCGACCTCGACCACGCGGGCGGAGCGGACCTACCGCGAGGCGATGGCGCGCAACACCGGCCAGCGCTTCGCGGTGAACGACTTGATCCTGCCCGAGAAGGTGCTGCATCCGGAGGAGACGGTGCTCGACGTCGCGGTGGGCGGGCTGTCCTCGGACACCTTCCCGCTGCTGCTGGTCACCGATCGTCGGGTCGTCCTCACCATCGACCAGCCGTGGCGACGCTGGCGGGTCCTGCGTGAGGCCCCGTCGGCAGACGTCCTTGGCGCGGAGGTCGAGTCCCGGCTGCTCGGCGGCCGGCTGCGGGTGCGTCTGCGCCAGGGCAAGGACATCGTGCTGAAGCTCGCAGCGCAGGAGCGCCCGGAGGAGGTCGCCGCGCTGATCCGCCGCCTGGCGAGCGGGGGCGGCGCGCCGCGGTGA
- a CDS encoding ABC transporter permease yields the protein MRLSRVVATELIKVRGLPAVVATVFATIGVAIALAAGIAATSSSSASRSDPVEMTLATVPFLQIGIILIAILVVASEHAGSQIRTTLTAIPQRTLLLAGKAIAYLVTAVLTAAVSLCAGFATAAITLAARDASPAGDVNAWPVVGAGLYLVLIGLLALALAVLLRSLVPPLVTMLALVLIASPLLAGSTEHARWLPDRAGSLLYQPDADAVLTTAGGVLVQFAWIAATSIIAAAAFTSRDA from the coding sequence ATGCGGCTTTCACGTGTCGTGGCCACAGAGCTGATCAAGGTCCGCGGCCTGCCCGCCGTCGTCGCCACCGTGTTCGCGACCATCGGTGTCGCGATCGCCCTCGCCGCCGGGATCGCCGCGACCTCGAGTTCGTCGGCATCTCGGTCCGACCCGGTGGAGATGACGCTGGCTACAGTTCCCTTCCTCCAGATCGGCATCATCCTCATCGCGATCCTCGTGGTGGCGAGCGAGCACGCGGGCAGCCAGATCCGCACGACGCTCACCGCCATACCGCAGCGGACGCTGCTGCTTGCGGGAAAGGCGATCGCCTACCTCGTCACCGCCGTCCTCACCGCCGCGGTGTCCCTCTGCGCAGGATTCGCCACGGCCGCGATCACGCTCGCCGCGCGCGATGCCTCACCGGCCGGAGACGTGAACGCCTGGCCCGTGGTGGGCGCTGGCCTGTACCTCGTGCTGATCGGCCTGCTCGCCCTCGCCCTGGCCGTCCTGCTCCGCTCGCTCGTCCCGCCGCTCGTGACGATGCTCGCGCTCGTGCTCATCGCCTCGCCCCTCCTAGCTGGCTCTACCGAGCACGCCCGCTGGCTTCCTGATCGAGCAGGCAGCCTTCTCTATCAGCCCGATGCCGACGCCGTGCTCACCACCGCAGGAGGCGTGCTCGTCCAGTTCGCCTGGATCGCCGCGACCAGTATCATCGCGGCCGCAGCCTTCACCTCGCGCGACGCCTGA
- a CDS encoding ABC transporter permease — MSLLQMIAAELRKATTLPAVWAGVAVALLGSIGITVLNAVTTRNAIAAGRAEELLADTSPFETAYAAVPLGTVGAVIIGVMAMSSEYTANSPDAGGGRQISATLAATPRRITLLLTKAITIVLLVVATALVTIPACVAIAMAIIGDAGQEAVATDEAVLRSLGAMLYWVLTGLLAFAITVLTRNGIIPLIILIVNSSLVSISLLLTNITPLAHWLPDMAGRRLFGGVHTVDGGLEALPGALVMAAWTLALLAAASGVFSRRDA; from the coding sequence ATGAGCCTCCTGCAGATGATCGCCGCGGAACTGCGCAAGGCCACGACCCTGCCCGCGGTGTGGGCCGGGGTCGCCGTGGCGTTGCTGGGGTCGATCGGCATCACGGTGCTTAACGCCGTGACGACGCGCAACGCGATCGCGGCCGGACGCGCGGAAGAGCTGCTGGCCGACACCTCGCCGTTCGAGACGGCATACGCCGCCGTGCCGCTCGGCACGGTCGGCGCGGTGATCATCGGCGTCATGGCGATGAGCAGTGAATACACCGCCAATAGTCCTGATGCCGGCGGCGGACGGCAGATCAGCGCGACCCTCGCCGCGACGCCGCGACGGATCACCCTCCTCCTGACGAAGGCGATCACGATCGTGCTGCTCGTCGTGGCGACCGCGCTCGTAACCATCCCGGCCTGCGTCGCCATCGCCATGGCGATCATCGGCGACGCCGGGCAGGAGGCCGTCGCCACGGATGAGGCCGTGCTGCGTTCGCTCGGCGCGATGCTGTACTGGGTGCTCACCGGCCTACTGGCGTTCGCGATCACGGTGCTGACCCGCAACGGCATCATCCCGCTCATCATCCTCATCGTGAACAGCTCGCTGGTATCGATCTCCCTGCTCCTGACGAACATCACCCCCCTGGCGCACTGGCTGCCGGACATGGCCGGACGCCGACTGTTCGGCGGGGTTCACACCGTTGACGGCGGGCTCGAGGCCCTCCCCGGTGCGCTCGTGATGGCAGCCTGGACGCTCGCCCTGCTGGCCGCCGCGAGCGGCGTCTTCTCCCGGCGGGACGCCTGA
- a CDS encoding ABC transporter ATP-binding protein, with protein MLTIDGLFKQRGSRLVLSDVTFQALPGKVTGFLGPNGAGKSSTLRILLGLDHPTRGHALVDGRPYRSLHDPLRIVGSMLDGSGAHRSRTARNHLAWVARSNGIPRRRVNEVLDQAGLAGDGHTRVGRFSLGMGQRLGLATALLGEPGVLVLDEPVNGLDPEGIRWVRGLLRGHADAGGTVLLSSHLMSEVAEIADDLVIIAGGRIVKAGPLAQVTAGYTTLEDAFFGLTGEAGQR; from the coding sequence ATGCTGACCATAGACGGCCTCTTCAAACAACGAGGCTCCCGCCTTGTCCTCTCCGACGTGACCTTCCAGGCGCTGCCTGGAAAGGTGACCGGCTTCCTCGGCCCCAACGGGGCGGGGAAGTCCTCGACCCTGCGGATCCTGCTCGGGCTGGACCACCCGACCAGGGGCCACGCGCTGGTCGACGGACGTCCCTACCGCAGCCTGCACGACCCGCTGCGCATCGTAGGGTCCATGCTGGACGGGTCCGGCGCGCACCGCTCCCGCACCGCCCGCAACCATCTCGCCTGGGTCGCACGCAGCAACGGCATCCCCAGGCGCCGGGTGAACGAGGTGCTCGATCAGGCCGGCCTCGCCGGCGATGGCCACACGCGTGTCGGTCGGTTCTCCCTGGGCATGGGGCAGCGACTCGGCCTCGCCACAGCACTGCTGGGAGAGCCCGGTGTACTCGTGCTTGACGAACCGGTCAACGGCCTCGACCCCGAGGGCATCCGCTGGGTACGCGGCCTGCTCCGCGGCCACGCCGACGCCGGAGGCACCGTCCTGCTGTCCAGCCATCTGATGAGCGAGGTCGCCGAGATCGCCGACGATCTCGTCATCATCGCCGGCGGGCGGATCGTCAAAGCTGGACCGCTGGCACAGGTCACCGCCGGATACACCACCCTCGAAGACGCGTTCTTCGGGCTGACCGGCGAGGCGGGTCAGCGATGA
- a CDS encoding sensor histidine kinase, whose amino-acid sequence MEAGRPTWRPRTWAVAAAILLVLAFVLSVMGVDPPGAARAATLSAIGIAFTVLCWALVRTRSQRRQYEEDLAAWATERATQAERLRIASDLHDLVSHGLGIITVRAAVARTMAGPAAETERASALADVERVSRETTIELRRMLTVLHEPGAASLHPADSLSDLPAIAQEADAAGLRVTLDLDDLGEVSPGVQLTICAVVREALNNTFRHAGPTPVRIRVGRDAESIVVDVRDAGPQGTWRSHPGAGHGLDGLRKRVEILGGTLRAKPEEHGFHLVARIPDTDHA is encoded by the coding sequence ATGGAAGCCGGCCGGCCGACGTGGAGACCGCGCACGTGGGCCGTCGCGGCGGCGATCCTGCTCGTCCTGGCGTTCGTGCTCTCGGTGATGGGCGTCGATCCCCCCGGTGCGGCGCGGGCGGCAACGCTCTCCGCCATCGGGATCGCGTTCACGGTGCTGTGCTGGGCTCTGGTGCGCACGCGCTCTCAGCGCCGGCAGTACGAGGAGGACCTCGCGGCGTGGGCGACAGAGCGCGCGACGCAGGCCGAGCGCCTGCGCATCGCCTCCGACCTCCATGACCTCGTCTCCCACGGGCTCGGCATCATCACCGTCCGCGCCGCTGTCGCCCGCACCATGGCCGGACCCGCGGCCGAGACGGAACGGGCGAGCGCGTTGGCCGACGTCGAACGCGTCAGCCGCGAGACGACTATCGAGCTGCGCCGCATGCTCACAGTGCTCCACGAACCGGGCGCGGCGTCCCTGCATCCGGCCGATAGCCTCAGCGATCTGCCGGCGATCGCCCAGGAGGCGGACGCCGCCGGCCTCAGGGTCACTCTTGACCTCGACGACCTGGGCGAGGTGTCTCCGGGGGTGCAGCTGACAATCTGTGCCGTCGTGCGCGAAGCCCTGAACAACACGTTCCGCCACGCCGGCCCCACCCCGGTGCGGATCCGAGTGGGTCGCGACGCCGAGTCCATCGTCGTCGACGTGCGCGACGCGGGACCACAAGGAACCTGGCGATCACACCCCGGCGCTGGTCATGGCCTCGACGGCCTCCGAAAACGCGTTGAGATCCTCGGAGGCACTCTTCGTGCAAAGCCCGAGGAGCACGGCTTTCACCTCGTCGCCCGGATCCCCGACACGGACCACGCATGA